The Sphingomonas alpina genome has a segment encoding these proteins:
- a CDS encoding GntR family transcriptional regulator — protein sequence MTDSIASEPPPQDRLIADALIEDIVEWRIKPGSWIREREIAERFGVSHAPVREAFRHVANIGFIQVVPWRGAHVIEIDRHAATEVLELWKAMFGVVCRLAATTMSDEDGAELLRRVEAYRAIVRQTDNTFEHLAVSNRVGAFIARRCGAALATNMLDRIALFARWQHHVISANHFSEKGGHHSAELFAILCRHIVAREPDAADDAARALLGYLQDGFTAPLEEYLATKKVDPPKRRARKE from the coding sequence ATGACCGATAGCATCGCTTCCGAACCGCCGCCGCAGGACCGCCTGATTGCCGACGCCCTGATCGAAGACATTGTCGAGTGGCGGATCAAGCCGGGATCATGGATCCGCGAGCGCGAGATCGCCGAGCGTTTCGGCGTCTCCCATGCCCCGGTGCGCGAAGCGTTCCGCCATGTCGCCAATATCGGCTTCATCCAGGTTGTGCCGTGGCGCGGCGCGCATGTGATCGAGATCGACCGGCATGCGGCGACCGAAGTGCTGGAGTTGTGGAAAGCGATGTTCGGCGTGGTCTGCCGCCTCGCCGCGACGACGATGTCGGATGAGGATGGTGCCGAACTGTTGCGCCGGGTGGAGGCGTACCGGGCGATCGTGCGGCAAACCGACAATACGTTCGAGCATCTGGCGGTATCGAACCGGGTCGGGGCGTTCATCGCGCGGCGCTGCGGCGCGGCGCTGGCAACCAACATGCTCGACCGGATCGCCCTGTTCGCGCGCTGGCAGCACCATGTGATCTCTGCCAATCATTTCAGCGAGAAGGGCGGCCACCACTCGGCCGAACTATTCGCCATATTGTGCCGTCACATCGTGGCGCGAGAGCCGGATGCGGCCGACGATGCCGCGCGCGCTCTGCTCGGCTATCTGCAGGATGGCTTCACCGCACCACTCGAAGAATATCTTGCGACGAAAAAGGTGGATCCGCCCAAGCGGCGCGCCCGCAAGGAGTAA
- a CDS encoding serine hydrolase domain-containing protein has protein sequence MRPALLISTMLAAMTIAAPATAKPDAMSCAAATRYSDAHRGVAVHVLDHGKIVCDTAQGGHTAPHELWSGTKSFVGIMAAAAVQDGLLTLDEPASATLIEWQGDPQKSRITIRQILSMTSGQPSVIGKPPTYRDSLDGALVADPGTRFLYGPTPMQSFGEILKRKLKAAGQSDNVLAYLARRVLDPIGLRYADWRKGIDGNPLLPQGAILTAAEWAKFGEFIRAGGTVAGKPIVDPASFAAMFKSGAVNPAYGLTWWLPHVGKAADPITAGTDIGRRAAELPADIVLAAGAGDQRLYVIPSLGLTIVRMADLDIAALMNPPKDPAKRWSDVDFLKLLKATD, from the coding sequence ATGCGCCCGGCCTTGCTCATCTCGACGATGCTTGCCGCCATGACGATCGCCGCGCCCGCGACGGCGAAGCCCGACGCCATGTCCTGCGCCGCCGCAACGCGCTATTCCGACGCACATCGGGGCGTGGCGGTCCATGTGCTCGATCATGGCAAGATCGTCTGCGATACGGCGCAGGGTGGCCACACGGCCCCGCACGAGCTCTGGTCGGGCACCAAGAGCTTCGTCGGCATCATGGCCGCAGCCGCCGTGCAGGATGGCCTGCTCACCCTTGATGAGCCGGCCTCGGCGACACTGATCGAATGGCAAGGCGATCCGCAGAAAAGCAGGATCACGATCCGGCAGATCCTCTCGATGACCAGCGGTCAGCCGAGCGTGATCGGCAAGCCGCCGACCTATCGGGACTCGCTCGATGGTGCGCTCGTTGCCGATCCGGGGACCCGCTTTCTGTACGGCCCGACGCCGATGCAGAGCTTTGGCGAAATCCTGAAGCGCAAGCTGAAAGCGGCCGGACAATCGGATAACGTGCTGGCCTATCTCGCGCGGCGCGTGCTCGATCCGATCGGCCTGCGCTATGCCGACTGGCGCAAGGGCATCGACGGCAATCCGCTGCTGCCGCAAGGTGCGATACTTACCGCGGCGGAATGGGCGAAGTTCGGCGAATTCATCCGCGCCGGCGGCACGGTGGCAGGCAAGCCGATCGTCGACCCGGCCAGCTTCGCTGCAATGTTCAAGAGCGGCGCGGTCAATCCAGCCTATGGCCTGACCTGGTGGCTGCCGCATGTAGGGAAAGCGGCCGACCCGATCACCGCCGGCACCGATATCGGGCGGAGGGCGGCGGAACTGCCCGCCGATATCGTCCTTGCCGCCGGCGCCGGGGACCAGCGGCTCTATGTCATTCCGTCGCTCGGGCTGACGATCGTGCGCATGGCCGATCTGGATATCGCCGCGTTGATGAATCCGCCAAAGGACCCGGCCAAGCGCTGGTCCGATGTCGATTTCCTGAAGCTGCTGAAAGCGACTGATTAG
- a CDS encoding sterol desaturase family protein, whose protein sequence is MKRGLIGNLLRDLEAPIEARGFGTGWFAGFFSLVFAVAGLCFVAALRWPDWFAMPQLELVRGQSGFRAFVHVTLLAAYGLALLSLLLRPRKALGATALIIALVATLLGGAAVQPAESHNWGIFFGIDFFALNMIATGLMFAPIERIFPHRGDQRLFRTEWREDLFYYLVSSMMVQLITFLALAPSTFIMASTSNFGQFRAWVGGLPWLVQFAAAMFLTDLMQYWFHRAFHRWPFLWGFHAVHHSAKSMDWLAGSRMHFVEIILLRGVTSLPLLTFGFAPSVMQAYVAMVYIYASLVHANLRGDFDTLGKFLVTPRFHHWHHGIEDVAIDKNFAIHFPWLDRLFGTHHFPKGEWPSGYGVMEEVPRGYRAQFAYPFRNLFKRKAG, encoded by the coding sequence ATGAAACGGGGACTGATCGGCAATCTGCTGCGCGATCTCGAGGCACCGATCGAGGCGCGGGGCTTTGGTACGGGCTGGTTTGCGGGGTTCTTCTCGCTGGTATTCGCCGTGGCCGGGCTCTGCTTCGTTGCAGCGCTTCGCTGGCCCGACTGGTTCGCCATGCCACAGCTCGAACTGGTCCGCGGGCAGAGCGGCTTTCGCGCCTTTGTCCATGTCACTCTGCTTGCCGCTTATGGTCTGGCGCTGCTCAGCCTGTTGCTCCGGCCGCGCAAGGCACTGGGCGCCACTGCGTTGATCATCGCATTGGTCGCCACCCTGCTTGGCGGTGCAGCCGTCCAGCCGGCCGAGAGCCATAATTGGGGGATCTTTTTCGGGATCGATTTCTTCGCGCTGAACATGATCGCGACGGGGCTGATGTTTGCCCCGATCGAACGAATCTTCCCGCACCGCGGCGATCAGCGCCTGTTCCGCACCGAATGGCGCGAGGATCTGTTCTATTATCTTGTCAGCTCGATGATGGTGCAGCTGATCACTTTCCTCGCGCTGGCGCCGTCGACCTTCATCATGGCCTCGACCAGCAATTTCGGCCAGTTCCGCGCTTGGGTCGGCGGCCTGCCCTGGCTGGTGCAGTTCGCTGCGGCGATGTTCCTCACCGATCTGATGCAATATTGGTTTCACCGCGCCTTTCACCGCTGGCCCTTTCTATGGGGATTCCATGCCGTGCATCATTCGGCCAAGTCGATGGACTGGCTGGCGGGTTCGCGAATGCACTTCGTGGAAATCATCCTGCTGCGTGGCGTGACCTCGCTGCCGCTGCTCACCTTCGGCTTCGCGCCCTCGGTGATGCAGGCCTATGTCGCGATGGTCTATATCTACGCCTCGCTGGTGCACGCCAATCTGCGCGGTGATTTCGATACGCTCGGCAAGTTCCTCGTCACGCCGCGCTTCCACCATTGGCACCACGGGATCGAGGATGTCGCGATCGACAAGAATTTCGCGATCCACTTCCCCTGGCTCGACCGGTTGTTCGGCACGCATCATTTCCCCAAGGGCGAATGGCCCTCGGGATATGGCGTGATGGAGGAAGTGCCGCGCGGCTATCGCGCGCAATTCGCCTATCCATTCCGCAATTTGTTCAAGCGGAAGGCCGGCTAG
- a CDS encoding (deoxy)nucleoside triphosphate pyrophosphohydrolase, whose product MANAVIERAELVLFPVVAAALIDGEGRVLVQQRPPGKMMAGLWEFPGGKLEPGETPEAALIRELHEELGITVSAASIVPTAFASERLGERHLLLLLYLCRTWSGTPRALDAVAIDWVAPADLHALAMPPADLPLIGLLERLI is encoded by the coding sequence ATGGCGAACGCCGTCATCGAAAGAGCGGAACTGGTCCTATTTCCCGTCGTCGCCGCTGCGCTGATCGATGGTGAGGGCAGGGTATTGGTCCAACAGCGCCCGCCAGGGAAGATGATGGCCGGACTGTGGGAGTTCCCTGGCGGCAAGCTCGAACCCGGCGAAACACCGGAGGCGGCGCTGATCCGTGAGTTGCACGAGGAACTCGGCATCACGGTTTCGGCGGCGAGCATCGTACCCACCGCCTTTGCCAGCGAAAGGCTGGGTGAACGGCATTTGCTGCTGCTGCTCTATCTCTGCCGTACGTGGAGCGGAACGCCGCGCGCGTTGGATGCGGTGGCGATCGACTGGGTCGCACCGGCCGACCTCCATGCTTTGGCCATGCCGCCCGCCGATCTGCCGTTGATCGGCCTGCTCGAGCGGCTGATCTGA
- a CDS encoding Flp family type IVb pilin, with protein sequence MIMSAIKRLAGNRKGGTAIEYGLIAALVVITMIAAFVEVANTTTGMWGNVNNKMENARAN encoded by the coding sequence ATGATCATGAGCGCGATAAAAAGGCTGGCGGGAAATCGCAAAGGTGGCACCGCCATCGAATACGGCCTGATCGCCGCGCTGGTCGTCATCACCATGATCGCCGCCTTTGTCGAGGTCGCCAACACGACCACCGGCATGTGGGGCAATGTGAACAACAAAATGGAAAACGCACGCGCGAACTAA
- a CDS encoding Flp family type IVb pilin, whose amino-acid sequence MQKIRNFIKNSKGATAIEYGLIAALIAVAAIAAMQGLGNQLKTTFTNVSSNMKAT is encoded by the coding sequence ATGCAGAAGATTCGCAACTTCATCAAGAATAGCAAGGGCGCCACCGCCATCGAGTACGGCCTGATTGCCGCACTGATCGCCGTCGCCGCAATCGCCGCGATGCAGGGCCTGGGCAACCAGCTGAAGACCACGTTCACGAACGTGTCGTCGAACATGAAGGCTACCTGA
- a CDS encoding acetyl-CoA carboxylase carboxyltransferase subunit alpha: MASFLDFEKPIADLQGRIDELRETAADGTVDIDAEVARLQAKSDKALRDTYARLTPWQKTQVARHGERPHFLTYVAGLFDGFMPLAGDRAFGDDQAILGGFAQFRGQRVMVIGHEKGDDTASRLRHNFGMGKPEGYRKAIRLMQLADRFGLPVVTLVDTSGAFPGVQAEERGQAEAIARSTEQCLALGVPMVAAIVGEGGSGGAIALAAGNKVLMFEHAVYSVISPEGCASILWRTADKAADAAEAMKVTAQDLKGLGIIDTIVPEPLGGAHRDPALAIATLGDAIGDALDELNGHDSKQLRQARREKFLAMGRL; encoded by the coding sequence ATGGCAAGCTTCCTCGACTTCGAAAAACCGATCGCCGACCTGCAAGGGCGGATCGATGAACTGCGCGAAACCGCCGCCGACGGCACGGTCGATATCGACGCCGAGGTCGCGCGGCTACAGGCCAAGTCGGACAAGGCGCTGCGCGATACCTATGCGCGGCTGACACCGTGGCAGAAGACTCAGGTCGCGCGGCACGGCGAGCGCCCGCATTTCCTGACATATGTCGCCGGCTTGTTCGACGGCTTCATGCCGCTCGCCGGTGATCGTGCCTTTGGCGACGATCAGGCGATTCTCGGTGGCTTTGCGCAGTTTCGTGGCCAGCGGGTGATGGTGATCGGCCATGAAAAGGGCGACGATACCGCCAGTCGCCTGCGGCACAATTTCGGCATGGGCAAGCCGGAGGGCTATCGCAAGGCGATCCGCCTGATGCAGCTGGCCGATCGGTTCGGCCTGCCAGTCGTTACTCTGGTCGATACCTCAGGTGCCTTTCCCGGTGTCCAGGCCGAAGAGCGCGGCCAGGCCGAAGCGATCGCGCGCTCGACCGAGCAGTGCCTGGCGCTTGGGGTACCGATGGTCGCGGCGATCGTCGGCGAGGGCGGCTCGGGCGGCGCGATTGCGCTGGCCGCCGGCAACAAAGTGCTGATGTTCGAGCACGCCGTGTATTCGGTGATTTCGCCCGAAGGCTGCGCGTCGATCCTGTGGCGCACCGCCGACAAGGCGGCTGACGCGGCAGAGGCGATGAAGGTGACGGCGCAGGACCTGAAGGGGCTGGGTATCATCGACACGATCGTGCCGGAACCGCTTGGGGGCGCGCATCGCGATCCGGCCCTGGCGATCGCGACATTGGGCGATGCGATCGGCGACGCACTGGACGAATTGAATGGCCACGACTCGAAACAATTGCGTCAGGCGCGCCGTGAAAAGTTTCTTGCCATGGGGCGACTCTGA
- a CDS encoding tyrosine-type recombinase/integrase, with protein MMAAEAGAAKNTIAAYRSDLMLASEHLKGRLATASPADLGRLGEHWLTLSRSSVARKSAALRRFYAFLADEGHRADDPGVALPRPGAQRALPKTLGHGDVDRLFAAIAARIARDPPDPNDLRLLALVELLYGSGLRATELVSLPRNAIAPDRPYLILRGKGGRERLVPISDRARAAVAGWRDHVATDRAWLFPSGKSHLSRVRLYQLMKALAAEAGIPPDRVSPHVLRHAFATHLLEGGADLRALQSMLGHADIATTEIYTHIDSARLVELVNSRHPLTDAKHRPDAKERVDVKGQGA; from the coding sequence ATGATGGCGGCGGAGGCCGGGGCGGCGAAGAACACGATCGCCGCCTATCGCAGCGACCTGATGCTCGCATCCGAGCATCTCAAGGGGCGGCTGGCAACGGCATCGCCGGCCGATCTTGGTCGTCTGGGCGAGCATTGGCTGACGCTGTCGCGGTCAAGCGTGGCGCGCAAATCAGCGGCGTTGCGGCGCTTCTACGCTTTTCTCGCCGATGAGGGGCATCGCGCCGACGATCCGGGTGTCGCACTGCCCCGTCCGGGCGCGCAGCGTGCGCTGCCCAAGACGCTTGGCCATGGCGATGTCGATCGGCTATTCGCTGCCATTGCCGCAAGGATCGCGCGCGATCCACCCGATCCAAACGATCTTCGCCTGCTCGCTTTGGTCGAACTGCTTTACGGATCGGGGCTGCGCGCGACCGAACTGGTGTCGCTGCCGCGCAATGCCATCGCACCCGACCGGCCCTATCTGATTCTGCGCGGAAAGGGGGGGCGCGAACGGCTGGTGCCGATCTCGGATCGTGCGCGTGCGGCTGTGGCGGGGTGGCGTGATCATGTCGCCACCGATCGTGCATGGCTGTTTCCATCCGGCAAGAGCCATTTGTCGCGCGTGCGCCTCTATCAGTTGATGAAGGCGCTGGCGGCGGAAGCGGGCATTCCGCCGGACCGGGTCAGCCCGCACGTTCTGCGCCATGCCTTTGCGACTCACCTGCTTGAGGGCGGCGCGGATCTGCGCGCACTGCAATCGATGCTTGGCCATGCCGATATCGCCACCACCGAGATTTACACCCATATCGACAGCGCGCGGCTGGTCGAACTGGTCAACAGCCGTCACCCGCTGACCGATGCGAAGCACCGGCCGGACGCAAAGGAGCGCGTTGACGTGAAAGGGCAGGGGGCTTAA
- a CDS encoding shikimate kinase: MLQSHSPPEPWTGLPIVLVGLMGAGKSTVGRRLAARMRLPFVDADNEIEAAAGMSVADIFEKFGEAHFRDGERRVIARLIDGTPKVIATGGGAFINDDTRTLILEQAIAIWLDANADVLADRVQRRDSRPLLRGRNPRDVLIELAKVRNPFYAMAPIRVPSHHAPHEVTVNAILKALGS; the protein is encoded by the coding sequence ATGTTGCAAAGCCACTCCCCTCCCGAGCCCTGGACCGGCCTGCCTATCGTCCTTGTCGGCCTGATGGGTGCGGGTAAGTCAACCGTCGGCCGTCGGCTCGCCGCGCGCATGCGCCTGCCCTTCGTCGATGCCGACAATGAGATCGAGGCCGCTGCAGGTATGTCGGTCGCCGATATATTCGAAAAATTCGGCGAAGCGCATTTCCGCGACGGCGAACGCCGCGTCATCGCGCGGCTGATCGACGGCACGCCGAAGGTCATTGCGACCGGCGGTGGCGCTTTCATAAACGACGACACCCGCACGCTGATCCTCGAGCAGGCGATCGCGATCTGGCTCGACGCCAACGCCGATGTGCTGGCCGATCGGGTGCAGCGCCGCGATTCCCGTCCGCTCCTCCGCGGCCGCAATCCGCGCGACGTGCTGATCGAACTCGCCAAGGTGCGCAACCCGTTCTACGCGATGGCGCCGATCCGGGTGCCGAGCCACCACGCTCCGCACGAAGTTACCGTCAACGCAATCCTGAAAGCGCTCGGCTCATGA
- a CDS encoding DUF423 domain-containing protein produces MTQILMILAALSGALAVGAGAFGAHGASGAAAEWLKTGGLYQLIHAVAALAVLRLDAKGPAVLFLSGGALFAASLYLMALGLPRSILGPITPIGGMLLIIGWLWLAWVAFRTPA; encoded by the coding sequence ATGACACAGATATTGATGATTCTGGCGGCGCTTTCGGGCGCGCTTGCGGTTGGGGCGGGCGCATTCGGTGCGCATGGTGCGAGCGGTGCTGCCGCGGAATGGCTGAAGACCGGCGGGTTGTACCAGTTGATCCATGCGGTTGCCGCGCTTGCCGTGCTGCGCCTCGACGCGAAAGGACCGGCAGTGCTGTTCCTGTCGGGCGGCGCGCTCTTCGCCGCCTCCCTTTATCTCATGGCGCTAGGGTTGCCGCGATCGATTCTCGGCCCGATCACACCAATCGGCGGCATGCTGTTGATCATCGGCTGGCTGTGGCTGGCCTGGGTCGCGTTCCGCACGCCGGCCTGA
- a CDS encoding diacylglycerol kinase encodes MKNRPLRDRLGFAVAGWQAAWRRERSFRTQACCAVLAIVALLILRPSPIWWTLIVVTSALVLALELINSALEAVIDRFHPKIHPEIKAAKDMLAGAVLAISVAALIVAVALVTTQAPALLGELATWQ; translated from the coding sequence ATGAAGAATCGTCCGCTGCGCGATCGGCTGGGCTTCGCGGTGGCGGGCTGGCAGGCGGCGTGGCGGAGGGAGCGTAGCTTCCGGACTCAGGCGTGCTGCGCGGTATTGGCGATCGTCGCGCTGCTGATCCTGCGTCCATCGCCAATCTGGTGGACTCTGATCGTGGTGACGAGCGCGCTGGTGCTGGCGCTCGAGCTGATCAATTCGGCGCTCGAGGCAGTGATCGACCGGTTCCATCCGAAGATTCATCCCGAGATCAAGGCGGCCAAGGATATGCTGGCGGGCGCGGTGCTGGCGATCAGCGTCGCGGCCTTGATCGTCGCGGTGGCGCTGGTCACCACACAAGCGCCGGCTTTGCTGGGGGAACTCGCGACATGGCAATGA
- a CDS encoding cation:proton antiporter, whose product MEHGASLLRDGVVLLGFGLIFVLIFRRFGLGATLGYLVAGAVVGPQLLGLVGGAESKMGIAELGITLLLFIVGLELNPSRLWRMKQEIFGLGTLQVVLCGLAISAVVWVGTRSSVAATLALGLPLALSSTAQVLPMLQSAGRMRTPFGERAFSILLFQDLSIVPLITIIAVMSRNPADADGPPGWLLFIYTLIAIAGLILAGRFLLRPLFRTIGNMGEREMFVFAGLFTVIASAAVMESLGLSTALGAFVAGVMLADSPYRHELEADVEPFRSILLGLFFLTIGMLLDLHAIAERPLFVAGMALALIATKAAIIMGIGLLFKMRWREALALGLLLSQGGEFAFVLFAQAQNALLIAPEAASLFGAIVTLSMATTPFLMRVTQRIRTEPVRLEDREGPTSDGANALIVGYGRFGQTVGQMLVAQGIPVTLIDNDIEMIDVAGNFGAKVYYGDGTRMDLLRQAGAAEAELIMFCLDKDQIGPEMVEAVHKAFPKAEIFVRAYDRRALLKLKDAPTSGVVREVMESAVKMARMAMRSLGIEEEEIVRTEEHYRARDKERLKAQYEAGDLRAARDRIITQDPRSGIDESGSI is encoded by the coding sequence ATGGAGCACGGCGCTTCTCTGCTTCGCGACGGCGTTGTGTTGCTTGGCTTCGGCCTGATCTTCGTGCTGATCTTCCGGCGCTTTGGGCTCGGTGCCACGCTGGGGTATCTCGTCGCCGGCGCAGTGGTCGGGCCGCAACTGCTCGGCCTGGTCGGCGGCGCCGAATCGAAGATGGGCATTGCCGAGCTCGGCATCACCCTGTTGCTGTTCATCGTGGGGCTTGAGCTGAATCCGTCGCGGCTGTGGCGGATGAAGCAGGAGATTTTCGGGCTCGGCACGCTGCAGGTCGTGTTGTGCGGCCTCGCCATTTCCGCCGTCGTGTGGGTCGGGACGCGATCATCGGTCGCCGCCACGCTGGCGCTTGGCCTGCCGCTCGCCCTGTCCTCGACCGCTCAGGTCCTGCCGATGCTGCAGTCGGCCGGACGCATGCGCACGCCGTTCGGAGAGCGCGCCTTCTCGATCCTGCTGTTCCAGGACCTGTCGATCGTGCCGCTGATCACGATCATCGCGGTGATGTCGCGCAATCCCGCCGATGCCGATGGCCCACCGGGCTGGCTGCTGTTCATCTATACGCTGATCGCGATCGCCGGGCTGATCCTGGCCGGGCGCTTCCTGCTGCGTCCCTTGTTCCGCACCATCGGCAATATGGGCGAGCGCGAGATGTTCGTCTTTGCGGGGCTCTTCACCGTCATCGCCAGCGCGGCGGTGATGGAATCGCTCGGCCTGTCGACTGCGCTCGGCGCATTCGTCGCCGGCGTGATGCTGGCGGATTCGCCTTATCGCCATGAGCTGGAGGCCGATGTCGAGCCGTTCCGCTCGATCCTGCTCGGTCTGTTCTTCCTGACCATCGGTATGTTGCTCGATCTGCATGCGATCGCCGAACGGCCCTTGTTTGTTGCGGGGATGGCGCTGGCCCTGATCGCGACCAAGGCGGCGATCATCATGGGCATCGGATTGCTGTTCAAGATGCGCTGGCGCGAGGCGCTGGCGCTCGGTCTGTTGCTCAGCCAGGGGGGCGAATTCGCCTTCGTCCTGTTTGCTCAGGCGCAGAATGCGCTGTTGATCGCGCCCGAGGCGGCGAGCCTGTTCGGGGCCATCGTCACGCTGTCGATGGCGACGACACCATTCCTGATGCGGGTGACTCAACGCATCCGGACCGAGCCGGTCAGGCTGGAGGATCGCGAGGGGCCGACCTCGGACGGTGCCAATGCACTGATCGTTGGTTACGGGCGGTTCGGCCAGACCGTAGGCCAGATGCTGGTTGCGCAGGGCATTCCGGTGACCCTGATCGACAATGATATCGAGATGATCGACGTAGCCGGCAATTTCGGCGCGAAGGTCTATTATGGCGACGGCACGCGCATGGATTTGCTGCGCCAGGCCGGCGCGGCGGAGGCGGAACTGATCATGTTCTGTCTCGACAAGGATCAGATCGGCCCGGAAATGGTCGAGGCGGTACACAAGGCATTTCCCAAGGCGGAGATTTTCGTGCGTGCCTATGACCGTCGTGCGCTGCTCAAGCTGAAGGATGCGCCGACCTCGGGCGTGGTGCGCGAGGTAATGGAATCGGCGGTCAAGATGGCGAGGATGGCGATGCGCAGCCTCGGAATCGAGGAGGAAGAGATCGTCCGGACCGAGGAGCACTACCGGGCGCGCGACAAGGAACGGTTGAAGGCGCAATATGAGGCCGGCGATCTCCGGGCCGCGCGCGACCGGATCATCACGCAGGATCCCCGGAGCGGCATCGACGAGTCCGGCTCGATATGA
- a CDS encoding CvpA family protein — protein MGLTALDILVLIAVIGSAGLGLMRGFVTEILSLFAWVAIVFALKLLHMPVSAILAPMVGTASGAAVLAFAIIAGVTYFGGRMVAGALGNRTRTSVLGPVDRALGFGFGAIKGLILASLVFLLVVLVTDTMSGGASHRPSWLTESRTYPLLNTTSASIADFVDRRRKGQPVFGAGDNMTESGSNMTRGARR, from the coding sequence ATGGGACTGACCGCACTCGATATCCTGGTGCTGATTGCCGTGATCGGTTCGGCCGGCCTTGGGCTGATGCGCGGCTTCGTGACCGAAATATTGTCGCTGTTCGCCTGGGTCGCGATCGTTTTCGCGCTGAAGCTGTTGCACATGCCGGTTTCGGCGATCCTGGCGCCGATGGTCGGCACGGCATCGGGCGCGGCGGTGCTGGCCTTCGCGATCATTGCCGGCGTGACCTATTTCGGCGGGCGGATGGTGGCGGGCGCGCTCGGCAACCGGACGCGGACGTCAGTGCTCGGACCGGTCGATCGCGCGCTCGGCTTCGGCTTCGGCGCGATCAAGGGCCTGATCCTGGCGAGCCTGGTGTTCCTGCTCGTGGTGCTGGTGACCGATACGATGAGTGGCGGGGCGTCGCATCGCCCTTCATGGCTGACCGAATCTCGCACCTATCCGTTGCTCAACACGACCAGCGCAAGCATCGCCGATTTCGTCGACCGGCGACGCAAGGGGCAGCCAGTGTTCGGCGCGGGAGACAATATGACCGAGAGCGGCTCCAACATGACCCGGGGAGCACGGCGATGA
- a CDS encoding endonuclease domain-containing protein — protein MRREPSDAERVLWKLLSRYRPAFTRQLSVDNRYIIDLANRTAKLAVELDGSQHHDQADYDSERTTYLENLGWTVIRLWNSDVMMNPEGSAELVLSRTAECLGGTHPNPSLPGRGERGCRTINRPYALAGIANPFCTASRARPRSSQAGTFFSVSNSTISPAS, from the coding sequence ATGCGGCGAGAGCCGAGTGATGCTGAGCGCGTGCTGTGGAAACTGTTATCGCGCTATCGGCCTGCGTTCACGCGGCAGCTTTCGGTCGACAACCGGTACATCATCGATCTGGCCAACCGGACGGCAAAGCTCGCAGTGGAACTCGATGGGAGCCAGCATCATGACCAGGCTGACTACGATTCTGAGCGAACCACTTATCTTGAAAATCTGGGCTGGACCGTCATTCGCCTGTGGAACAGCGACGTGATGATGAATCCGGAAGGAAGCGCCGAACTTGTTCTGTCGAGAACCGCCGAGTGCCTCGGCGGTACCCACCCCAACCCCTCCCTTCCAGGGAGGGGAGAAAGAGGGTGCCGCACTATAAATAGACCTTATGCTCTGGCCGGAATCGCCAACCCCTTCTGCACCGCAAGCCGCGCCAGACCGCGTTCCAGCCAGGCCGGCACATTCTTCAGCGTGTCGAACTCGACGATCTCGCCGGCTTCGTAG
- a CDS encoding glutathione S-transferase N-terminal domain-containing protein has product MTDLADFPITTRWPAQHPDRIQLYGLPTPNGVKVSIMLEETGLPYEPHLVDIGKNESWTPEFLSLNPNGKIPAIIDPNGPGGAPIGLFESGAILIYLAEKTGKFLSADPATRYETIAWLMWQMGGLGPMFGQLGFFHKFAGREYEDKRPRDRYAAESKRLLGVLEQRLEGRSWIMGDEYSIADIATLGWVRNLIGFYEAGEIVEFDTLKNVPAWLERGLARLAVQKGLAIPARA; this is encoded by the coding sequence ATGACCGATCTTGCCGATTTTCCGATCACGACCCGCTGGCCGGCGCAACATCCCGACCGTATTCAGCTTTACGGCCTGCCGACCCCCAATGGCGTCAAGGTATCGATCATGCTGGAGGAGACCGGCCTGCCTTATGAGCCGCACCTCGTCGATATCGGCAAGAATGAGAGCTGGACCCCGGAATTCCTCTCGCTCAACCCCAATGGCAAGATCCCGGCCATCATCGACCCCAATGGCCCGGGCGGCGCGCCGATCGGCCTGTTCGAATCCGGCGCGATCCTGATCTACCTTGCGGAAAAGACCGGCAAGTTCCTCTCCGCCGATCCGGCCACACGCTATGAAACGATCGCCTGGCTGATGTGGCAGATGGGCGGCCTTGGGCCGATGTTCGGCCAGCTTGGCTTCTTCCACAAATTCGCCGGGCGCGAATATGAAGATAAACGGCCGCGCGATCGCTATGCGGCTGAATCGAAGCGGCTGCTCGGCGTGCTGGAGCAGCGGCTCGAAGGGCGCAGCTGGATCATGGGTGACGAGTACAGCATCGCCGATATCGCGACTTTGGGATGGGTCCGGAACCTGATCGGCTTCTACGAAGCCGGCGAGATCGTCGAGTTCGACACGCTGAAGAATGTGCCGGCCTGGCTGGAACGCGGTCTGGCGCGGCTTGCGGTGCAGAAGGGGTTGGCGATTCCGGCCAGAGCATAA